The Gemmatimonadaceae bacterium DNA window GGCCGATGAGCAGGATATTGGACTTGTCGAGCTCGACGTCGTCCTCGCGTCCGCTCGCGGAATTGATGCGCTTGTAGTGGTTGTAGACGGCGACGGCGAGCGCCTTCTTGGCTTTTTCCTGCCCGATCACGTACTGGTCGAGGACTTCTTTGATTTCCTGCGGTGTGGGGACTTGCGTGATCGCTTCGGCGACCTCGCGCTCTTCATCCTCGGCGAGAATTTCGTTGCAGAGCGCGATGCACTCGTTGCAGATGTAGACGGAAGGACCGGAGATGAACTTCCGAACGGAATCCTTCGACTTGCCGCAGAACGAGCAACGCAAGTTTTTGTCGTGCGACATAGGGGTCCGCGGGAACAGGTGAAGCGGGCATCAGCTTGCTCCCCCATTGACGGGGGGTGCGGTGGGGTGGCGATACTTAACACCCCCAAAAATGACGGTCAAGCGTCGTCGTCGACACGTTCATGTGAACTAATTCACAAGGTCGCCTTCCGCTCCGTTGTCGCCAGCGCCCGGGCCTGTACGATCACGTTGTCGATCAGCCCGTACTGCTTGGCCTCGTCGGACGACATGAACCGGTCGCGGTCCACGTCGCGCTCGATCTGTTCTACCGTGCGGCCGGTGTGCTTCGCCATGAGCTCGTTCATCTTGGACCGCAAATACAGGATCTCTTTCGCCTGGATCTCGATGTCCGCCGCCGTACCTTGGGCGCCACCGGAAGGCTGGTGGATCATGATCCTGGCGTGCGGCAGCGCCGATCGCTTGCCCGAGGTCCCGGCCGCGAGCAGGAAGGCGCCCATGCTCGCCGCCATTCCCATGCAGATGGTCCGGATTGGCGAGTTCATGAACTGCATCGTGTCGTAAATCGCCATGCCCGCCGAAACGCTGCCGCCCGGCGAGTTGATGTAGAGATTCACGTCCCGTTCTGGATTATCGGCGTCGAGAAAGAGAAGCTGAGCGATGACGATGTTCGCGACGTCGTCGTTGATCGGCGTCCCCAGGAACACGATCCGGTCCATGAGCAAGCGCGAAAAGATGTCGTAGGTGCGCTCGCCGCGGCTCGACCGCTCGATGACGTACGGGGGATAAATGGTCGACATGGTGCTCCAGCTCCTTGATCGTGTGACCTGCAATGCCTGCCCGATGCCTTACGGACTCACCCTTCTTCGATCGTGTTCTTCTCTTTGAGCCACGAGAACACTTTGTCTTCCGTGATCGACCGCTCCAGTTCTTTGATTCTACCTGCCTTCTGTAACGACGCGTAGACCTGGCCAGGATCAACGCCGCGCTTGGACGCCATGTCCGCTACACGGTCATCGATGTCGGCTTCCGTCGCCTCGAGCTTCTCATTCTTGGCGATCGTGTCGACGACGAGGTCGCGCCGCACCTGGCGCTCGGCCATGGGGCGAAACTCGCGTTCGAAGCGCTCCTTCTCGCCCTCGGGGATCTGGTAGGCTTCCGCGTACGCCTGCATCAGCTGGCTGACCCAGCTGGGCGGGATCTCGAACGGGTTGGCGCCGATCACCTCATCCACGAGCTTCTGGCGCACCTGCGCGTCGGCCTCACGGTCGGCGTCCTTCTGGAGGTCTTCGCGAACCGTCTTGTTGAGTGCCGCGAGCGAATCGAAGTCGCCGACTTCCCGCGCGAATGCATCGTCGAGCGCGGGCAACGACTTTCGCTTCACGTCTTTGACGGTGACTCTGACCTGCTTCGTGGCTCCCCGCTGCGCCTCGTCGGGGAAATCCTCGGGCCACTTCACCGCGCGCTCCAGGGTGGCGCCCGTCGGCGTCTCCATGATCAGCTCTTCGATGCCGGGAATGGCCTGGCCCCCGCCTAACACAATCCTGTATTCGCTGCCGTCGCCCATCGCGCCCGACTCGTCGGCCGTTGCCAGCTGCACGGTGACCATGTCGCCGGGCTGGCCGCGCTCCTCGACTGGCGCCCATGCCGCTTTCTGCTCGCGCATTGAATCGATCTGCTCGCGTACGTGATCGTCGGTGACAACGCGCGGCGTGCGGGTGACGCGGAAGCCCACGGTGCGGGGCAGCTCGATGGACGGACGGATTTCGAGGTGCAGCTCGAAGGTGAGGGGCTGTCCATCGATGAATTTGAGCTCGTGCACGTGCGGCTGCGTCGCCAGCTCCACCTTCTCGCGCTCGAGCACTTCCTTGAACGCGTCTTGCACGGCGGACTCGATGGCTTCCTGACGAATCGCGACAGCGAACTTCTTGCGCACCATCGCGGCCGGTGCCTTACCGGGGCGAAAGCCGGCCAGCCTGACCTGCGACGCATAGCGTTTTGCCGCACGGTCCTCGCGCTCGCGCACTTCTTCGATCGGCACCGACACCTCGAGCAGGCGCTCGAGTCCCTCGGTCTTTTTCGGCGTGATGGCGATGTTCATGGGCGAAAAATAGGCGACGGGAGGGTCCGAGTGCAGAGGGGAGGGCCGCCCGAGTCCCTCTGGCGCGACGCGCTAGACGGGATCCGGCGCACGGTCACCCGTGCGTCCAACGATTGTCCTGCGGCTTGAGGTCCTGAAATCGATTTTCCGGATCGAGCTGTACTGAGCGAACCGCCTTACCCGACGACGGGACCGCGATCGTGAGCGTCGTGTCGCCGGCAAACCAGACGCTCGCGGGGCGGACCACCGTTTGCGAGGAGCCGTCGGACCACGTGATGCGCGCGATGACCGGCATGGCCATGGTGCCGTGGTCCGCCAAATCGATCACGACCTGGCCGTGTTGCTCGTGCACGCCGGTGATCGCCTGGTCGAACGTCTCGCTATTGAACCACCATGCATTCCAGAACCAGCCGAGGTCCTGTCCGAGCTCATGGTCCATGAACATGAAGAAATCCCAGGGCGCGGGATGCTTGAACGCCCAGGCGTGCGCGTACGCGGCGAACGCGTTCTTGACCGCCGAATCGCCCACCACGCCGCCTAACGCATACAGCGCGACCGGCGCCTTGGCGTACGCCTGCTCTTCGTAATACGGGCCGGCGTAATCCGACGGCCACATGAGCGTCGGCTCGAGATCCTGACCCGCGACGGCGCGATAGGCCTGGATCCATTCGCTGAAGGTCGGTGGTTGCTTTTCGTACGCGGCGTCGGAAAACAGATCGATGTAGTCGTTGAAGCCTTCATCCTGCCAGCCGTACCGCGTTTCGTCGGAGCTCACGGTCATCGGGAACCACTCGTGTCCCAGCTCGTGGGTGATCGTGCTCAGGTCGGCGCTGCAGAACACGATCATCGGATACTCCATGCCGCCTTCGGGTCCGTCGGCCACCGAGGCCTGCGGGAACGAGTACGGCATGACCATCTTCGAGTGGTGCTCGAGCGCGAAGCGCGCGTACTGGGCCGACCGGCGATAATCCGTGTGTTCGGGCAGATAGAACACCTGCACGAGCGTCGGCGCCGGCGTGTTCGCGTGCGTCGCATCCAACACGTAGTCCTTGGATGTCGCGAACGCGAAGTCGTTGACGCGCGGGGCGGTGAAGTGCCACGTGAGCGACGTCCCGCTCGCCGTTGCCGATCCCGCGCCGCGGCCGGCGGCGTCGACGACGTGCACGGTGGTATCGGCGTGCATGGCCAGCGCGAGCCGGTCGCGCGCGGCCGGCGACAGGACGTCGGCTGCGTTAGTCAGCGTGCCGGTGGCGCCGACCAGCCAGCCGGCCGGCACCGTGATCTTCACGTCGAAGCGGCCGAACTGGTTGTAGAACTCGCCGAGTCCGAGGTACTGATCGGTGTCCCATCCGCGGAGGTCGTCGTACATGGCCACCTGCGGGTACCATTGCGCCACCTGATACAGCGACGTGCCCCAGCGGCCCATGCGTTCGGCGCGTTGGTCCAACGGGACGTTAGGCACCTCGAAATGCCAAGCTGCGTCGATCGTCGCCGACGCGCCGGGCGCGATGGGACGGTCGAGCCGGATCGCGGCCACGGTGCCGTGCACGGCGAAGGCGTGGGGATCGGCGAGCGACACCGCGTCGCCGTTCACGCTCAGCCGCTCCATCACATCGCCCTGCGTGATGTCGGTGACGTAGTCGTCGCGCGATTCCATGGCCGTGTTGTAGTTCTGCAGCAGCCTGAGCACGATCGCGTGGAGCGTGTCGGGCGACGTATTGTGCAGCGTGACGTGCTCGGTACCGTGCAGCACCGCGCTGTCCACGTCGAGCCGCGCGTCGATATCGTAGTCCACGCTTTGCTGCCAGTAGGTCTTGCCGGGCGACCCGGTGGAGTCGCGGGTGCCGGCGCGGTAGGCGCGCTCGATTTCCGGGCCGAGGGGGATGGTGCGCTGGACGGGCCGCGCGGGCCAGCGCCCGGACTGCGCGGTCGACATGCCGGGGAAGGCAATGGTTAGGCACGCCGCCGCCGCCGCCAGGCGGCCAGTGGGCAACGAAATGCGTCGAGTGGTCATTCGGGAGGGCGAGTGCAGGGTGGTATGCGAACCGCATTGGACGCGAGCCTACGGACGCGTTCCGGCTTGACTAACGCATCCCGGGCCGCATATTGGGGCCGGCACGAATGCATCCCGCAGCGCACCCCGCCGGTCCGTCGTCACGTATCGATCCGTTGAATCATAGCATCCGCCCTTGCGCGGCGGGTTGTCAGGAGAGAGTCATGACACGCAGTGCGCCTCGCTGCAGTGGTGGGGTAGTCGCCGGTTCACGCGGGCGGTCTCTCGTTTTGGAGATCGCGCTGCTGCTGGTCCCGCTGTCCGGTAGTGCGGCGCAGGCTCCGCGGACCGATCCTGCCACGGGCGGCCCGGCGGCTTCGGTGAGCGCGCCCGACTCGACCTGGCTGGTCCAGGATTCTGTGGCAAGGGCGTGTCTGGACACGCTGTCTGACGGAAGTCTGCGCCCGGTCACCGTGTACCAGGTCGCGGCCGCCTCGGATACAAGCCGCGTCGTGCTGGACCAGGTCGCGCTCATGTCCGAGCGCATCGGCGAGCGCGTGCGTGCTACGTTAGGCGGCGACTCGAGTGCTGTGCCGAACGCCGACACGCTGGTGGCGTGGCGCCG harbors:
- the clpP gene encoding ATP-dependent Clp endopeptidase proteolytic subunit ClpP, encoding MSTIYPPYVIERSSRGERTYDIFSRLLMDRIVFLGTPINDDVANIVIAQLLFLDADNPERDVNLYINSPGGSVSAGMAIYDTMQFMNSPIRTICMGMAASMGAFLLAAGTSGKRSALPHARIMIHQPSGGAQGTAADIEIQAKEILYLRSKMNELMAKHTGRTVEQIERDVDRDRFMSSDEAKQYGLIDNVIVQARALATTERKATL
- the tig gene encoding trigger factor — its product is MNIAITPKKTEGLERLLEVSVPIEEVREREDRAAKRYASQVRLAGFRPGKAPAAMVRKKFAVAIRQEAIESAVQDAFKEVLEREKVELATQPHVHELKFIDGQPLTFELHLEIRPSIELPRTVGFRVTRTPRVVTDDHVREQIDSMREQKAAWAPVEERGQPGDMVTVQLATADESGAMGDGSEYRIVLGGGQAIPGIEELIMETPTGATLERAVKWPEDFPDEAQRGATKQVRVTVKDVKRKSLPALDDAFAREVGDFDSLAALNKTVREDLQKDADREADAQVRQKLVDEVIGANPFEIPPSWVSQLMQAYAEAYQIPEGEKERFEREFRPMAERQVRRDLVVDTIAKNEKLEATEADIDDRVADMASKRGVDPGQVYASLQKAGRIKELERSITEDKVFSWLKEKNTIEEG
- a CDS encoding M1 family metallopeptidase, whose protein sequence is MTTRRISLPTGRLAAAAACLTIAFPGMSTAQSGRWPARPVQRTIPLGPEIERAYRAGTRDSTGSPGKTYWQQSVDYDIDARLDVDSAVLHGTEHVTLHNTSPDTLHAIVLRLLQNYNTAMESRDDYVTDITQGDVMERLSVNGDAVSLADPHAFAVHGTVAAIRLDRPIAPGASATIDAAWHFEVPNVPLDQRAERMGRWGTSLYQVAQWYPQVAMYDDLRGWDTDQYLGLGEFYNQFGRFDVKITVPAGWLVGATGTLTNAADVLSPAARDRLALAMHADTTVHVVDAAGRGAGSATASGTSLTWHFTAPRVNDFAFATSKDYVLDATHANTPAPTLVQVFYLPEHTDYRRSAQYARFALEHHSKMVMPYSFPQASVADGPEGGMEYPMIVFCSADLSTITHELGHEWFPMTVSSDETRYGWQDEGFNDYIDLFSDAAYEKQPPTFSEWIQAYRAVAGQDLEPTLMWPSDYAGPYYEEQAYAKAPVALYALGGVVGDSAVKNAFAAYAHAWAFKHPAPWDFFMFMDHELGQDLGWFWNAWWFNSETFDQAITGVHEQHGQVVIDLADHGTMAMPVIARITWSDGSSQTVVRPASVWFAGDTTLTIAVPSSGKAVRSVQLDPENRFQDLKPQDNRWTHG